Proteins from a genomic interval of Quercus lobata isolate SW786 chromosome 11, ValleyOak3.0 Primary Assembly, whole genome shotgun sequence:
- the LOC115966302 gene encoding putative disease resistance protein RGA3 → MDWLGKLKDVACDADNVLDEFATEALMRMVEREKGATSQVSRFFSLPNRLIFRMKMAHKLKNVRNRLDAISRERSFHLGEGDKNMEAFDVEKRQTGSLVNESKIYGRDEEKEKIIGVLLTNVSDDQDNLAIYAIWGMGGLGKTTLAQLVYNDARVKSHFELGIWVCVSDDFLIRRLVRAIIESIDGSGCDLLELDPLQQKLQEKLRGRKFLLVLGDVWNENQVEWDRLKHTLMCGEKGSMLIVTTRIEKIALMMARVLPIHHIGCLSEDDSWSLFKGRAFGLERAEERSELESIGKEIVKKCGGVPLAIKALGSLVYPKRSKLEWLFVKESQIWNLPKSENSILPALMLSYHHLSPHLRQCFAYCCVFPKDRELEMDDLIQLWMANGFIPSKGPSELYDFGVDIFNELVRRSFFQDVKEGYPGYITCKMHDLMHDLAQSIMRHECVALESGKDVRVEGRIFHMYFGMISSQDNYLNEDLHKVRSLRSCIDAFDCTASLPFFVKQKYLRVLGFRFFVQEVPRSINNLKHLRYLNMSGSMIKVLPESTTCLLNLQTLKLDYCYSLCKLPKGMKHMKNLMYLGITECISLTRMPEGIGQLTSLQSLSFFIVGKEKGYQVSELKGLNLA, encoded by the coding sequence ATGGATTGGCTGGGAAAGCTCAAAGATGTAGCTTGTGATGCGGATAATGTTCTGGATGAGTTTGCAACTGAAGCTCTAATGCGAatggtggagagagagaaaggtgcGACAAGCCAAGTAAGTAGATTCTTTTCTCTTCCAAACAGACTTATATTTCGCATGAAAATGGCACATAAATTGAAGAATGTGAGGAATAGACTGGATGCCATTTCTAGGGAGAGATCTTTTCACTTGGGAGAGGGAGATAAAAACATGGAAGCTTTTGATGTAGAAAAAAGACAAACTGGCTCACTTGTGAATGAAAGTAAGATTTATGGAAGAgatgaggaaaaagaaaagatcatTGGAGTGTTGCTCACTAATGTGTCTGATGATCAAGATAATCTGGCCATTTATGCTATATGGGGTATGGGGGGCTTGGGTAAAACAACACTTGCACAATTAGTCTACAATGATGCAAGGGTGAAGAGCCATTTTGAATTGGGAATTTGGGTGTGTGTATCAGATGATTTCCTGATAAGAAGGTTGGTGAGGGCAATCATAGAATCCATTGATGGTAGTGGATGCGATCTATTAGAGTTAGATCCACTACAGCAAAAGTTGCAAGAAAAATTACGTGGGAGAAAATTCTTGCTTGTCTTGGGCGATGTCTGGAATGAGAATCAAGTGGAATGGGACCGCCTAAAACATACGTTGATGTGTGGAGAGAAAGGTAGTATGCTTATAGTGACAACTCGGATTGAAAAAATTGCACTGATGATGGCCAGAGTACTTCCTATACACCACATTGGATGCTTGTCAGAGGATGATTCTTGGTCCTTATTTAAAGGACGTGCATTTGGGTTGGAAAGGGCCGAAGAAAGATCAGAATTGGAATCAATTGGCAAGGAAATAGTGAAGAAGTGTGGAGGCGTACCTCTAGCAATAAAAGCTCTTGGAAGCCTTGTGTACCCAAAAAGAAGCAAACTTGAATGGTTATTTGTGAAAGAAAGTCAGATTTGGAATTTACCGAAAAGTGAGAATTCCATCCTGCCTGCCCTCATGTTGAGCTATCACCATCTATCCCCACATCTAAGGCAATGTTTTGCTTATTGCTGTGTATTTCCCAAAGATCGTGAGCTTGAGATGGATGATTTGATACAACTGTGGATGGCTAATGGTTTTATCCCCTCCAAAGGACCATCGGAGTTGTATGATTTTGGTGTTGATATCTTCAATGAATTAGTACGGAGGTCTTTCTTTCAAGATGTCAAGGAGGGGTATCCCGGCTATATAACGTGTAAAATGCATGACCTTATGCATGACCTTGCTCAATCTATTATGAGGCATGAATGCGTTGCATTGGAATCCGGTAAAGATGTGAGAGTTGAAGGCAGGATTTTTCATATGTATTTTGGCATGATCTCATCACAAGACAATTATTTGAATGAGGACCTACATAAAGTTCGATCTCTACGCTCATGCATTGATGCATTTGATTGTACAGCTTCTCTGCCATTCTTCGTGAAACAAAAGTATCTTCGGGTATTGGGTTTTAGATTTTTCGTCCAGGAAGTACCAAGATCAATCAACAATTTAAAACATTTAAGGTATCTTAACATGTCTGGGTCTATGATCAAAGTTTTACCTGAATCAACAACCTGCCTCTTGAACTTGCAAACGTTGAAACTAGATTATTGTTACTCTCTTTGTAAGTTACCCAAAGGAATGAAGCACATGAAAAACCTTATGTATCTTGGGATCACTGAATGTATTTCTCTTACTCGTATGCCTGAAGGAATAGGACAATTAACTTCCCTCCAATCATTGAGCTTCTTCATTGTTGGCAAGGAAAAAGGTTATCAAGTAAGTGAGTTGAAAGGGCTAAACCTTGCGTAA
- the LOC115969563 gene encoding disease resistance protein RGA2-like produces the protein MADLLLSALVSTVVGNLNTSALQEFGVAWGLGAELEKLKSTMSAIQSVLQDAEEKQWNSEAITNWLRKLKDVAYDADNVLDEFATEALMRKVEGEKGATSQVSSFFSLRNRLIFRMKMAHKLKNVRDRLDAISRERSDFHLREGAINMEVFDVKLDGRQTSSLVNESVIYGRDEEKKKIIEMLLTNLSDDQDNLAIYAIWGMGGLGKTTLAQLVYNDARVKSHFELRIWVCVSDDFQIRRLLRAIIESIDGSACNLSELDPLQKQLQEKLRGRKFLLALDDVWNENQEEWDRLKHTLMCGAKGSMLIVTTRIEKIALMMARVLPIHHIGCLSEDESWSLFKGRAFGLERVEERSELESIGKEIVKKCGGVPLAINALGSLVCSKRTKSEWLIVKDSQIWNLPKSENSILPALMLSYHHLSPHLRQCFAYCCVFPKDFELRMDKLIQLWMANGFIPSKGPSELYDFGVDIFNELVRRSFFQDVKEYPGCMTCKMHDLMHDLAQSIMRHECVAVESGKDVKVEGRIFHMFFVMISSQDISLNEDICKVRSLRSCIDAFDCEVSRPFLLRQKYLRVLDFKYVVQEVPRSISNLKHLRYLDMSGSNIKVLPKSTTCLLNLQTLKLDFCHDLCELPKGMKHMKSLMYLGIIGCNSLTCMPEGMGQLTFLQSLSFFIAGKKNGYQVSELKGLNLRNNLTIKELDNVRNSEEAKSANLIGKKNLHYLSLDWRSDNKSHVPDHVEDVLDGLQPHSNLKELSINNYHGSKIPTWIQDSILCDLVRISLDCWERCEHLPPLGKLPFLKVLHITGWHAVKYIGNEFHGDGAISFPSLKEFTLHKMRDLEEWRTMNGRENFPCQSTLDITDCPKLVEIPIIPSITDLTMSRNNAMLIRSVMNLTSLSSLVIEDMDDELTVLPDGLLQNHKMLEMLKISNMPNLKSLTNQLDNLSALNEFHLVCCDKIESLPEGLQNLHSLRELHIQGCNNLLSLPMNGLQGLSSLRSLHIGSCNKFCSLSEGIQYLIALEDLYIDSCPKLISLPEGLQHLTALRYLKIVNCEDLSSLPKQIGCLTSLSFLGILNCPNLTSIPDEIQNLTALKSLRIGECPHLEKRCKKDSGEDWHKISHIPHVDIISYSEIPSSTGP, from the coding sequence ATGGCGGACTTACTTCTTTCTGCCTTGGTGAGCACTGTGGTGGGGAACTTGAATACTTCTGCACTTCAAGAATTTGGAGTTGCTTGGGGCTTGGGAGCTGAGCTTGAGAAACTTAAGAGCACGATGTCTGCCATCCAATCCGTTCTCCAAGATGCAGAGGAGAAGCAGTGGAACAGCGAAGCTATCACGAATTGGCTTAGAAAGCTCAAAGATGTAGCTTATGATGCCGATAATGTTCTGGACGAGTTTGCAACTGAAGCTCTAATGCGAAAGGTGGAGGGAGAGAAAGGTGCGACAAGCCAAGTAAGTAGCTTCTTTTCTCTTCGAAACAGACTTATATTTCGCATGAAAATGGCACATAAATTGAAGAATGTGAGGGATAGACTGGATGCCATTTCTAGGGAGAGATCTGATTTCCACTTGAGAGAGGGAGCTATAAACATGGAAGTTTTTGATGTAAAATTAGATGGAAGACAAACTAGCTCACTTGTGAATGAAAGTGTGATTTATGGAAgagatgaggaaaaaaaaaagatcattgAAATGTTGCTCACTAATTTGTCTGATGATCAAGATAATCTGGCCATTTATGCTATATGGGGTATGGGGGGCTTGGGTAAAACAACACTTGCACAATTAGTCTACAATGATGCAAGGGTGAAGAGCCATTTTGAATTGAGAATTTGGGTGTGTGTATCAGATGATTTCCAGATAAGAAGGTTGCTAAGGGCGATCATAGAGTCTATTGATGGTAGTGCATGTAATCTTTCAGAGTTGGATCCACTACAGAAACAGTTGCAAGAAAAATTGCGTGGGAGAAAATTCTTGCTTGCCTTGGACGATGTCTGGAACGAGAACCAAGAGGAATGGGACCGCCTAAAACATACGTTGATGTGTGGAGCGAAAGGTAGTATGCTTATAGTGACAACTCGGATTGAAAAAATTGCACTGATGATGGCCAGAGTACTTCCTATACACCACATTGGATGCTTGTCAGAGGATGAATCTTGGTCCTTATTTAAAGGACGTGCATTTGGGTTGGAAAGGGTAGAAGAAAGATCAGAATTGGAATCAATTGGCAAGGAAATAGTGAAGAAATGTGGAGGGGTACCTCTAGCAATAAATGCTCTTGGAAGCCTTGTGTGCTCAAAAAGAACGAAAAGTGAATGGTTAATTGTGAAAGATAGTCAGATTTGGAATTTACCGAAAAGTGAGAATTCCATCCTGCCTGCCCTCATGTTGAGCTATCACCATCTATCCCCACATCTAAGGCAATGTTTTGCTTATTGCTGTGTATTTCCCAAAGATTTTGAGCTTAGGATGGATAAGTTGATACAACTGTGGATGGCTAATGGTTTTATCCCCTCCAAAGGACCATCGGAGTTGTATGATTTTGGTGTTGATATCTTCAATGAATTAGTACGGAGGTCATTCTTTCAAGATGTCAAGGAGTATCCTGGCTGTATGACATGTAAAATGCATGACCTTATGCATGACCTTGCTCAATCTATTATGAGGCATGAATGCGTTGCAGTGGAATCTGGTAAAGATGTGAAGGTTGAAGGCAGGatttttcatatgttttttGTCATGATCTCATCACAAGACATTTCTTTGAATGAGGACATATGTAAAGTTCGATCTCTACGCTCATGCATTGATGCATTTGATTGTGAAGTTTCTCGGCCATTCCTCTTAAGACAAAAGTATCTTCGGGTATTGGATTTTAAATATGTGGTTCAGGAAGTACCGAGATCAATCAGCAATTTAAAACATTTGAGGTATCTAGACATGTCTGGGTCTAATATCAAAGTTTTACCTAAATCAACAACCTGCCTCTTGAACCTACAAACTCTGAAACTAGACTTCTGTCACGATCTTTGTGAGTTACCCAAAGGTATGAAGCACATGAAAAGCCTAATGTATCTTGGCATCATTGGTTGTAATTCTCTAACTTGTATGCCTGAAGGAATGGGACAATTAACTTTCCTCCAATCATTGAGCTTCTTCATTGCTGGCAAGAAAAATGGCTATCAAGTAAGTGAGTTGAAAGGGCTAAACCTTCGAAACAATTTGACAATAAAGGAACTTGATAATGTCAGAAATTCAGAGGAGGCCAAAAGTGCAAAtttgattggaaaaaaaaatcttcattatCTAAGTTTGGATTGGCGGAGTGACAATAAAAGCCATGTACCGGACCACGTTGAAGATGTTCTTGATGGTCTCCAACCTCATTCAAATCTGAAAGAACTGTCCATAAACAACTATCATGGTTCAAAAATTCCAACATGGATTCAAGATTCAATTCTTTGTGATTTGGTTCGAATTTCGCTAGATTGTTGGGAAAGATGTGAACATTTGCCACCTCTTGGCAAACTACCTTTCCTCAAGGTTCTTCATATAACTGGCTGGCATGCTGTGAAATATATTGGCAATGAGTTCCATGGAGACGGTGCAATTTCATTCCCCTCATTGAAGGAATTTACGCTCCATAAGATGCGTGATTTGGAGGAATGGAGAACAATGAATGGAAGAGAAAATTTTCCCTGCCAAAGCACATTAGATATCACGGATTGCCCAAAGTTAGTTGAAATTCCTATTATTCCTTCCATTACAGATTTGACTATGAGTAGAAACAATGCAATGTTAATTAGGTCGGTGATGAATCTCACTTCGCTTTCTTCCCTTGTGATTGAAGACATGGATGATGAATTGACAGTTCTTCCAGATGGACTGTTGCAAAATCATAAGATGCTTGAAATGTTGAAGATTTCCAATATGCCCAATCTCAAGTCACTGACTAATCAGTTGGATAATCTTTCTGCGTTGAATGAATTTCATCTTGTATGTTGTGACAAGATCGAAAGTCTTCCAGAAGGACTCCAGAACTTACATTCATTACGGGAACTGCACATACAGGGGTGTAATAATCTTTTGTCCTTACCAATGAATGGTTTGCAGGGCTTATCTTCACTACGGAGTTTACACATTGGGAGCTGCAACAAATTCTGCTCTTTGTCTGAGGGAATTCAATATTTAATTGCACTTGAGGATTTATATATTGACAGCTGTCCTAAGTTAATTTCATTGCCAGAGGGTCTTCAACATCTAACTGCTCTCCGTTATCTGAAAATCGTCAATTGTGAAGACTTATCTTCTCTGCCTAAGCAGATTGGATGCCTCACATCGCTTTcatttttgggaattttgaaCTGCCCTAATCTAACGTCTATACCAGACGAGATACAGAATCTTACGGCACTTAAATCATTGAGAATTGGAGAATGTCCACATCTGGAGAAGCGGTGCAAGAAAGACAGTGGAGAGGATTGGCATAAAATATCTCACATCCCCCACGTTGACATCATTTCTTATTCAGAGATACCATCATCGACGGGTCCTTGA